The region TGTAACGGTCGGACTCGTCCTTGGTCTTGTCGCCGTGCATGTACTTGTCGACGATGGTCTTCCAGTCGTTGAGTCCCTTGATGGACTCCGGGGACGACAGGTTGGCCTTCCACTGGCCGCCGTCCTCCTTGGCGATGGAGCCGCCGGCGTCGTAGACGAAGGACATCGCGGCGTACCAGTCACGCGTCGGCTGGTACCAGGCGCTGAACTTGCTCCCCTCCTTCTTCTGGATCTTGTCCAGGTCGGAGATGAGCTCCGTGTACGTCTTCGGGGGCGACTTGACACCGACCGAAGCCGCCACGTCCTTGCGCCAGTTGCCGACGCGGCCACCGGCGTAGTACGGCACGCCGTAGGTCTTGCCGTCGTAGGTGACGGAGGCCTTCAGGCCGTCCAGCCACGCGGCCGAGTTGTCGAGCTTCGACGCGTCGATGGGAGCGAAGGCGCCCTTGACCATGTAGCCGAGCATCTCGGTGTTGCCCATCTCGACCACGTCGGGGGCCTTGTCCGTGGCGAGGACCGCGTCGAGCTTGGTGTTCTTGTCCGGCCAGCCGTAGTACTCGTGGTTGATCTTGACGCCCGGGTGCGCCTTCTGCACCGCCGCGTCGGCGGCCTTCACCAGCTCGGGCCAGTTGTTCTGCGCGTCCACCGTGAGCCAGACGGTCAGTGCCTTCGCGTCCGCGCCCTTGTCCGACCCCCCGGACTTGTTGTCGCTGCTCCCGCACGCCGCGATGGAGACCATCATGCCCGCGATACCGATCGCGGCTGCCAGCTTCCGCTTCACGCCACCCTCCTCAGGGATGCCATAAACCCCCCTGCCCACCGCGGTGACACATGCCGAAGCGCTGCCGAGTACTGCCCGTGGGACTGGGACTGGACCAATGGTGTAGACCAGTACGGGGAGCTTGGCCTAGACCTAGAGGGGTGTCAAGGGTGTGTAAGCCCGACTGGTCGTCCGTTATGGGACCTACATATGCAAGGACCTTTAAGTAGGTAAGTGGCATAAACGGCGAGGCCGTTCACCGGCCTCGCGCGCCTCCCGGCCACCCCGAGTCGACGCTATGGACTAGACCAACGAGTACGCCGACGGTATATAGAGGGGATCACGGAGCGTGCGGAGGGACACTCACACACGAAGCCGTGCCACGATGTGAGCCGTGACCGGCGGGATGTCGGTCGCTTCGGCACCCGGAGCCGGGAAGGCAGAGCATGAGCACCGACGTCAGCAGTGCGGAGAACGAGGGTGGGGCCCCCATCCGTACCGCGCGCGTGCCCAAGTACTACCGCCTCAAGAAGCACCTGCTCGACATGACGGAGACACTGCCGCCCGGCACGCCGGTACCGCCCGAGCGCACCCTCGCCGCCGAGTTCGACACCTCGCGCACCACCGTGCGCCAGGCCCTCCAGGAACTGGTCGTCGAGGGCCGCCTCGAACGCATCCAGGGCAAGGGCACCTTCGTCGCCAAGCCCAAGGTCTCCCAGGCACTCCAACTCACCTCGTACACCGAGGACATGCGCGCCCAGGGCCTCGAACCGACCTCGCAGCTGCTGGACATCGGCTACATCACCGCCGACGACACCCTCGCCGGGCTGCTCGAGATCACGGCCGGCGGCCGGGTGCTGCGCATCGAGCGACTGCGGCTGGCGAGCGGCGAGCCGATGGCGATCGAGACGACGCACCTGTCCGCAAAGCGCTTCCCCGCACTGCGCCGGTCGCTGGTCAAGTACACCTCGCTGTACACGGCGCTCGCGGAGGTGTACGACGTCCACCTGGCGGAGGCCGAGGAGACCATCGAGACGTCGCTGGCCACACCGCGCGAGGCGGGTCTGCTCGGCACGGACGTGGGCCTACCGATGCTGATGCTTTCCCGGCATTCACTGGACCGGGAGGGGAAGCCGGTGGAATGGGTACGGTCCGTCTACCGCGGAGACCGCTACAAGTTCGTGGCGAGGCTGAGCCGCCCGAATCCCTGAGGTCAAGGCTAGTTCGCGTTTTTCTCGCGCATGACGTCCGGCCGACTCGGGAAATTCGCCGCGAGATTCGTCGGCATAAAGCAAGGCAGATGCGCCAGTAGCCGGAGCCGGCTTTACTGGCGCATCTGTCACGTGCGCGAATCGACAGCTCACCAACCCGCCGAGCCGCCCTCTCGCGATCTGACTGGGCGGTGACGTACGCGTAGGCGCCGCAGGTGTCCACGTAGAGGGTGCCACCGTCTTCGAGACAGACGTGGAAATTGACCAGAGCGCCTGACCCCCGCTGGAGTCCCCGCTGCTGACGGACCACTCCGCCACCACGCCCCTGCCGTCCTTGCGGTTGCCCCTCAGGCCGAATATCCCGCCGTCCGGCTCGACGTAGGCTTCGCCGTCGCCCCGCTCGGGACCCCAAGAGGCCGCCTTCGTGCATGCGTACTCACGAGCCGTCGACGCCCAGGCGGGTGAGGCGGACGAAACGGTGACACAGAGTACAACTCGAGCCAACACAAATCGGACCACAGCGGGGCAAGAGAAATCAGGAATCCAGGCTTCCGTAAATAGCGTGCGCAATTCGGGAATTCCGTCGGCGCCACCGGATTCGGAATGCGGTGATCATGAATGATTTGCGCGACCACGGACCGATTGCCCGGCTCTGTCGGGAACATGGGCCCGCCCCCGCACATGGTGGTTCGAACCACCGTCATCCGGATCCTCGTCGCGCCGATCAGCCCTGTGCGGACCGATATGCGGGCGAGGGGTTCCGCTGGGCTGACACCGTCGCCTAGATTGCCTGCGCATTGCACAGGTGAACAGCGAGGGGACGGAGCCGCCGTATGTCAGACGTGTCAGACGTTTCAGACGCGCCGAAGGTCGAACCGCCGGTGGTGACACCGATCCGGGTGGTCATCGCCCTGTGCCTGATCGCCCCGTTCGTGGCGATGCTGTGGGTCGGCTCCTACGCCAAGACCGACCCGGCGTTCATCGGCATCCCGTTCTTCTACTGGTACCAGATGCTGTGGGTGCTCGTCTCCACGGCGCTCACCGTGACCGCGTACCAGCTGTGGCAGCGTGACCAGCGCGCCCGCGCCTCCCAGGGCGGGGGTGCGGCGAAGTGAAGGACGGTGTGAACGGCGTCGCGCTCGGCGTCTTCATCTTCTTCTTCCTGGCCGTCACGGTCATGGGCTTCCTGGCCGCGCGCTGGCGCAGGGCGGACGACGAGCACAGCCTCGACGAATGGGGCCTGGGCGGACGGTCGTTCGGTACCTGGGTCACCTGGTTCCTGCTCGGCGGCGACCTCTACACGGCGTACACCTTCGTCGCCGTACCGGCGGCGATCTACGCGGCGGGCGCGGCCGGCTTCTTCGCCGTTCCGTACACGATCCTCGTCTACCCACTGATCTTCACGTTCCTCCCCCGCCTGTGGTCGGTCTCCCACAAGCACGGGTACGTGACGACCTCCGACTTCGTGCGCGGGCGCTTCGGTTCGAAGGGCCTGTCCCTCGCCGTGGCCGTGACCGGCATCCTCGCCACCATGCCGTACATCGCGCTCCAGCTGGTCGGCATCCAGGCCGTCCTGGACGTGATGGGCGTGGGCGGCGGCGAGAACACGAACTGGTTCGTGAAGGACCTTCCGCTCCTCATCGCGTTCGGCGTGCTGGCCGCGTACACCTACTCCTCGGGGCTGCGGGCGCCCGCCCTGATCGCGTTCGTGAAGGACACCTTGATCTACATCGTGATCGCGGTGGCCATCATCTACATCCCGATCAAGCTGGGCGGGTTCGACGAGATCTTCAAGGCGGCGAGCGACAAGTACACGGCGGCGGGGGCGGGCGGGCTCGTGCCCGCCGAAGCGGGCCAGTGGACGTACGCCACGCTCGCGCTCGGGTCGGCGCTCGCGCTGTTCATGTACCCGCACTCGATCACGGCGACGCTCTCCAGCCGCAGCCGTGAGGTGATCCGCCGCAACACCACGATCCTTCCTCTCTACTCCCTGATGCTGGGGCTGCTCGCCCTGCTCGGGTTCATGGCGATCGCGGCCGGGGTCAAGGTCACCAACGGTCAGCTCGCCATCCCCCAGCTCTTCGAGAACATGTTCCCGGACTGGTTCGCGGGGGTGGCCTTCGCGGCGATCGGCATCGGAGCGCTCGTGCCGGCGGCCATCATGTCCATCGCGGCCGCGAACCTCTTCACCCGCAACATATACAAGGACTTCATCAAGCCGGACGCGACCCCGCAGCAGGAGACCAGGGTCTCCAAGCTGGTGTCACTGCTGGTGAAGGTGGGCGCGCTGGTCTTCGTCCTGACGATGGACAAGACCGTCGCGATCAACTTCCAGCTCCTGGGCGGCATCTGGATCCTCCAGACCTTCCCGGCGCTGGTCGGTGGCCTGTTCACCCGCTGGTTCCACCGCTGGGCGCTGCTCGGGGGCTGGGCAGTGGGCATGCTGTACGGCACGCTCGCCGCGTACGGGGTCGCCTCTCCCACCCAGAAGCACTTCGGCGGCAGTTCCAAGGAGATCCCGGGCATCGGGGAGATCGGCTACATCGGTCTGACGGCCTTCGTCCTGAACGCCGTGGTCAGCGTCGTCCTCACCTTCGCCCTCCGCGCCTTCAACGCGCCCGACGGCGTCGACGAGACGTCTCCGGAGGACTACACGGCGGACGCGGGCGACCCGGGCGTCGAGGCGGAACTTCCCCCGGCCACGGCCGGTTCCACCCACTGAGCCCGGGGGCCTCGCCCCCAGGCCCCGGGTTCGTGCGTTGACTGCGGGTGGGTGGAGGCTGGTCGCGCAGTTTCCCGCGCCCCTAAAAGCCTGGGGCGCGGGAAACTGCGCGCCAAGCCTCCACCCACCCGCAGCCGAAGAACCGCGCGAACAACCCCCACGGGCCGTCGGACGAAAATCCGGCGGCCCGTTCCCACACCCTGTTGCACACTCACCGGCATGGACCTCAGCATCAGACACGCCCACCCCCACGAATACGACCGCATCGGCGAGATCACCGCACAGGCCTACCTCGGCGACGGCCTGCTCGACTTCGGGGAGAGTGACGAGTACCTCGGCGAACTGCGGGACGTGGCCAAACGGGCCGCCGCCGCGGACGTCCTCGTCGCCGTCGACCACGACCACATCCTCGGCGTCGTGACCTTCGTACCGCGCGGCGGCCCCATGGCCGACATAGCCCGCCCCGGCGAAGCCGAGATCCGTATGCTCGCCGTCGCACGCGAGTCCCGCGGCCGAGGTGCCGGCGAGACCCTCGTCCGCGCCTGCGTCGACCACGCACGCGCCACCACCGGCTGCGTACGCGTCGTGCTCTCCACCCAGCGCACCATGCACGCCGCCCACCGCATCTACGAACGCCTCGGCTTCACCCGCACCCCCGACCGCGACTGGAACCCGCTCCCGGACCTCGACGACATCACTCTCCTCACCTACGAGTTGACACTCTGACACCGGCACGACACAACATCTGGTGGTGTCACCGCAGCCCGGCACAAGATGTATGCTCATGCTCGCTGTCGCCGCAGGGGAATCCGGTGCAAATCCGGAACTGTCCCGCAACGGTGTACTTGTACGTGTTCGCACGCCCGCGCCCATGTACTCGCGTCAGTCCGAGGACCTGCCGACAGCGCGCCCGGCCATCCGGCCCGGGTGCATGACGTCCGGGCCTCGCGGAATGGGCCGGTGGACGCGACGCCGTGTGCGCTCGTGAGCTGCCCTGCCCTCCGCCAGGCCCCGTGCCTAGCGAGGGAGAGCCCCAAGTGACCATCGCGCCAGCCGA is a window of Streptomyces mirabilis DNA encoding:
- a CDS encoding GNAT family N-acetyltransferase, which encodes MDLSIRHAHPHEYDRIGEITAQAYLGDGLLDFGESDEYLGELRDVAKRAAAADVLVAVDHDHILGVVTFVPRGGPMADIARPGEAEIRMLAVARESRGRGAGETLVRACVDHARATTGCVRVVLSTQRTMHAAHRIYERLGFTRTPDRDWNPLPDLDDITLLTYELTL
- a CDS encoding DUF3311 domain-containing protein, with protein sequence MSDVSDVSDAPKVEPPVVTPIRVVIALCLIAPFVAMLWVGSYAKTDPAFIGIPFFYWYQMLWVLVSTALTVTAYQLWQRDQRARASQGGGAAK
- a CDS encoding extracellular solute-binding protein — translated: MKRKLAAAIGIAGMMVSIAACGSSDNKSGGSDKGADAKALTVWLTVDAQNNWPELVKAADAAVQKAHPGVKINHEYYGWPDKNTKLDAVLATDKAPDVVEMGNTEMLGYMVKGAFAPIDASKLDNSAAWLDGLKASVTYDGKTYGVPYYAGGRVGNWRKDVAASVGVKSPPKTYTELISDLDKIQKKEGSKFSAWYQPTRDWYAAMSFVYDAGGSIAKEDGGQWKANLSSPESIKGLNDWKTIVDKYMHGDKTKDESDRYIVYGQGKSAMIFGAAWEGATSEDPKNDKTGKLKGNLENFVMPGPSGKNLPVFLGGSDLAVPVKSKAQALAAEWINAFTGSAGQKGLMAKGNLPNNKTDLATLKNDPATVVPATAAESNWFVPMAPGWGQVEKAQVLQTMLQNIGTGRKSVEAAAKDADAAIDKVINTK
- a CDS encoding GntR family transcriptional regulator translates to MSTDVSSAENEGGAPIRTARVPKYYRLKKHLLDMTETLPPGTPVPPERTLAAEFDTSRTTVRQALQELVVEGRLERIQGKGTFVAKPKVSQALQLTSYTEDMRAQGLEPTSQLLDIGYITADDTLAGLLEITAGGRVLRIERLRLASGEPMAIETTHLSAKRFPALRRSLVKYTSLYTALAEVYDVHLAEAEETIETSLATPREAGLLGTDVGLPMLMLSRHSLDREGKPVEWVRSVYRGDRYKFVARLSRPNP
- the mctP gene encoding monocarboxylate uptake permease MctP, which encodes MKDGVNGVALGVFIFFFLAVTVMGFLAARWRRADDEHSLDEWGLGGRSFGTWVTWFLLGGDLYTAYTFVAVPAAIYAAGAAGFFAVPYTILVYPLIFTFLPRLWSVSHKHGYVTTSDFVRGRFGSKGLSLAVAVTGILATMPYIALQLVGIQAVLDVMGVGGGENTNWFVKDLPLLIAFGVLAAYTYSSGLRAPALIAFVKDTLIYIVIAVAIIYIPIKLGGFDEIFKAASDKYTAAGAGGLVPAEAGQWTYATLALGSALALFMYPHSITATLSSRSREVIRRNTTILPLYSLMLGLLALLGFMAIAAGVKVTNGQLAIPQLFENMFPDWFAGVAFAAIGIGALVPAAIMSIAAANLFTRNIYKDFIKPDATPQQETRVSKLVSLLVKVGALVFVLTMDKTVAINFQLLGGIWILQTFPALVGGLFTRWFHRWALLGGWAVGMLYGTLAAYGVASPTQKHFGGSSKEIPGIGEIGYIGLTAFVLNAVVSVVLTFALRAFNAPDGVDETSPEDYTADAGDPGVEAELPPATAGSTH